From Ictidomys tridecemlineatus isolate mIctTri1 chromosome 2, mIctTri1.hap1, whole genome shotgun sequence, the proteins below share one genomic window:
- the Rflna gene encoding refilin-A isoform X1, with amino-acid sequence MVGHLHLRGMEGSPREQSHEGLLDSPDSGLPPSPSPSPPFYALAPGILDARAGGASSEPPGASEAGAPSAPLQNPPAPEMRPRMLPVFFGESIKVDPEPTHEICCSSEVQFSSERRFRDKVFYAPVPTVTAYSETIVAAPNCTWRSYRSQLTLEPRPRALRFRSTTIIFPKRARSSFRTTLRCSLGRARRSFTASVQLRLCAPPAP; translated from the exons ATGGTGGGCCACCTGCATCTGCGGGGCATGGAGGGCAGCCCGAGGGAGCAGAGCCACGAGGGCCTGCTGGACAGCCCCGACTCCGGGCtgccccccagccccagccccagcccgcccTTCTACGCGCTGGCGCCCGGCATCCTCGACGCCCGCGCGGGGGGCGCCTCCTCGGAGCCCCCCGGAGCCAGCGAGGCCGGAGCG CCCTCTGCCCCCCTGCAGAACCCCCCGGCCCCCGAGATGAGGCCCCGGATGCTGCCGGTGTTCTTTGGGGAGAGCATCAAGGTGGACCCAGAGCCCACGCATGAAATCTG CTGCAGCTCTGAGGTCCAGTTCTCCTCCGAGAGGCGCTTCCGCGACAAGGTGTTCTACGCGCCGGTGCCCACGGTCACGGCCTACAGCGAGACCATCGTGGCGGCGCCCAACTGCACGTGGCGCAGCTACCGCAGCCAGCTGACCCTGGAGCCACGCCCGCGCGCCCTGCGCTTCCGCAGCACCACCATCATCTTCCCCAAGCGCGCGCGCAGCTCCTTCCGCACCACCCTGCGCTGCAGCCTGGGCCGCGCGCGCCGCTCCTTCACTGCCAGCGTGCAGCTGCGGCTCTGCGCCCCGCCAGCGCCCTAG
- the Rflna gene encoding refilin-A isoform X2 — MVGHLHLRGMEGSPREQSHEGLLDSPDSGLPPSPSPSPPFYALAPGILDARAGGASSEPPGASEAGANPPAPEMRPRMLPVFFGESIKVDPEPTHEICCSSEVQFSSERRFRDKVFYAPVPTVTAYSETIVAAPNCTWRSYRSQLTLEPRPRALRFRSTTIIFPKRARSSFRTTLRCSLGRARRSFTASVQLRLCAPPAP; from the exons ATGGTGGGCCACCTGCATCTGCGGGGCATGGAGGGCAGCCCGAGGGAGCAGAGCCACGAGGGCCTGCTGGACAGCCCCGACTCCGGGCtgccccccagccccagccccagcccgcccTTCTACGCGCTGGCGCCCGGCATCCTCGACGCCCGCGCGGGGGGCGCCTCCTCGGAGCCCCCCGGAGCCAGCGAGGCCGGAGCG AACCCCCCGGCCCCCGAGATGAGGCCCCGGATGCTGCCGGTGTTCTTTGGGGAGAGCATCAAGGTGGACCCAGAGCCCACGCATGAAATCTG CTGCAGCTCTGAGGTCCAGTTCTCCTCCGAGAGGCGCTTCCGCGACAAGGTGTTCTACGCGCCGGTGCCCACGGTCACGGCCTACAGCGAGACCATCGTGGCGGCGCCCAACTGCACGTGGCGCAGCTACCGCAGCCAGCTGACCCTGGAGCCACGCCCGCGCGCCCTGCGCTTCCGCAGCACCACCATCATCTTCCCCAAGCGCGCGCGCAGCTCCTTCCGCACCACCCTGCGCTGCAGCCTGGGCCGCGCGCGCCGCTCCTTCACTGCCAGCGTGCAGCTGCGGCTCTGCGCCCCGCCAGCGCCCTAG
- the Rflna gene encoding refilin-A isoform X3, giving the protein MRPRMLPVFFGESIKVDPEPTHEICCSSEVQFSSERRFRDKVFYAPVPTVTAYSETIVAAPNCTWRSYRSQLTLEPRPRALRFRSTTIIFPKRARSSFRTTLRCSLGRARRSFTASVQLRLCAPPAP; this is encoded by the exons ATGAGGCCCCGGATGCTGCCGGTGTTCTTTGGGGAGAGCATCAAGGTGGACCCAGAGCCCACGCATGAAATCTG CTGCAGCTCTGAGGTCCAGTTCTCCTCCGAGAGGCGCTTCCGCGACAAGGTGTTCTACGCGCCGGTGCCCACGGTCACGGCCTACAGCGAGACCATCGTGGCGGCGCCCAACTGCACGTGGCGCAGCTACCGCAGCCAGCTGACCCTGGAGCCACGCCCGCGCGCCCTGCGCTTCCGCAGCACCACCATCATCTTCCCCAAGCGCGCGCGCAGCTCCTTCCGCACCACCCTGCGCTGCAGCCTGGGCCGCGCGCGCCGCTCCTTCACTGCCAGCGTGCAGCTGCGGCTCTGCGCCCCGCCAGCGCCCTAG